From one Streptomyces sp. R41 genomic stretch:
- a CDS encoding TetR/AcrR family transcriptional regulator yields the protein MTTGVRRRMGVDERRQQLIGVALELFSRRSPDEVSIDEIASAAGISRPLVYHYFPGKLSLYEAALQRASDDLASRFVEPPEGPLGARLLRVMRRFFDFVDDHGPGFAALMRGGPAVGSSTTNALVDGVRQAAYVQMLSHLKVENPPARLELVIRSWISLVESTALIWLDGRRIPRGELEVQLVHDFAALAAVSAAYDEELSEVLRKGLKDEPGDGPFSDLVVRLIALASPPAA from the coding sequence ATGACAACCGGGGTACGCCGCAGGATGGGTGTCGACGAGCGGCGGCAGCAGTTGATCGGCGTCGCCCTCGAACTGTTCAGCCGACGCTCGCCCGACGAGGTCTCCATCGACGAAATAGCCTCGGCCGCGGGCATCTCGCGGCCGTTGGTCTACCACTACTTTCCGGGCAAACTCAGCCTGTACGAGGCGGCGTTGCAGCGCGCGTCGGACGATCTCGCGAGCCGGTTCGTGGAGCCCCCGGAAGGCCCGCTGGGGGCGCGGCTGCTGCGGGTGATGCGCCGGTTCTTCGACTTCGTGGACGACCACGGGCCCGGTTTCGCCGCGCTGATGCGAGGCGGCCCCGCGGTCGGCTCGTCCACCACCAACGCGCTGGTCGACGGCGTACGGCAGGCCGCGTACGTCCAGATGCTCTCGCATCTGAAGGTCGAGAACCCGCCCGCCCGTCTGGAGCTGGTGATCCGCTCCTGGATCTCGCTCGTCGAGTCGACGGCGCTGATCTGGCTGGACGGGCGGCGGATTCCGCGCGGCGAGCTGGAGGTGCAGCTCGTGCACGACTTCGCGGCGCTGGCGGCGGTGAGCGCCGCGTACGACGAGGAGTTGAGCGAGGTGCTGCGCAAGGGGCTCAAGGACGAGCCGGGCGACGGGCCGTTCAGCGACCTCGTCGTCCGGCTGATCGCACTGGCCTCACCACCGGCGGCGTAA
- a CDS encoding 5-carboxymethyl-2-hydroxymuconate Delta-isomerase, giving the protein MPQITVEFSSALDHVDWRGFALELHPVVVETAAARLEACKTRTLRTEDDVVGGEPDGQAIVNVTIALLAGRTDETKARLTESALELLRKYIEPTDGLALHVSAEVRDLDPSYRKFEA; this is encoded by the coding sequence ATGCCGCAGATCACCGTCGAGTTCTCCTCGGCGCTCGACCACGTCGACTGGCGCGGGTTCGCGCTCGAGCTGCACCCCGTGGTCGTGGAGACCGCGGCCGCGCGGCTCGAGGCGTGCAAGACGCGGACCCTGCGGACCGAGGACGACGTGGTGGGAGGGGAACCGGACGGGCAGGCGATCGTCAACGTCACGATCGCCCTGCTCGCCGGTCGAACCGACGAGACCAAGGCACGGCTCACCGAGTCCGCGCTGGAGCTGCTGCGCAAGTACATCGAGCCCACCGACGGGCTGGCGCTGCACGTGTCCGCCGAGGTGCGCGACCTCGACCCGTCGTACCGGAAGTTCGAGGCGTAG
- a CDS encoding SpoIIE family protein phosphatase: MEGNDTDTESTVMVVDDTAANRYALGAVLSRAGHSVVPVASAGEALVELDVRLRAGALPDVALVDVGLPDMNGFELCRRLKAQPPMAALPVVHFSAVSAGPAYRCRGLDAGGEGYLAVPAEPEEIQAVVRAAVRGARMRTGAETLVRRLTLLSETIATVQTARCLRELADAAAEGTARLTGSPAAVFVLAEDGELYRGMSRSRVRAALPDRGAHEAVARLIRHATAGRTGLRRTVVPAPLWPAGFFRPGASEDARLVMARTQDGRTPVCLATPAHADRDAAPEADTLVARLARATALAAEPLLMYQAERHVALTLQHSFLPQELPEMPGVDVVVRYVPASRQTEIGGDFYAALRTSTGVLTAVGDVVGHSLEAATVMVEIRHALRAYCVEDCDPGVLARRLDRMLQHYHPDVTATVCLALVDPASGRARIANAGHIPPLIVDDGGTADYVEAGGPLLGLGLDRPTPSEVVLTPTDRLLMVTDGLIETRGTDLEVSMEQLRTAGAAAPRGTAALCDTLLHCFGQDREDDIALLALRLG, encoded by the coding sequence ATGGAAGGCAACGACACCGACACCGAGTCCACCGTCATGGTGGTCGACGACACGGCGGCCAACCGCTACGCGCTGGGCGCCGTGCTCAGCCGCGCCGGGCACAGTGTCGTCCCCGTGGCCAGCGCCGGTGAGGCGCTGGTCGAACTCGACGTACGGCTGCGCGCGGGCGCCCTCCCCGATGTGGCGCTGGTGGACGTCGGGCTCCCGGACATGAACGGCTTCGAGCTGTGCCGCAGACTCAAGGCGCAGCCGCCGATGGCCGCCCTGCCCGTGGTGCACTTCTCCGCCGTGTCCGCCGGGCCCGCCTACCGCTGCCGGGGTCTGGACGCGGGCGGCGAGGGGTACTTGGCGGTGCCCGCGGAACCCGAGGAGATCCAGGCGGTCGTACGGGCCGCGGTGCGCGGAGCCAGAATGCGCACGGGAGCCGAGACCCTGGTACGACGGCTGACACTGCTGTCGGAGACGATCGCCACCGTACAGACGGCGCGCTGCCTGCGGGAACTCGCCGACGCGGCGGCCGAGGGCACCGCCCGGCTCACCGGCTCGCCCGCCGCCGTGTTCGTCCTGGCCGAGGACGGCGAGCTGTACCGCGGAATGTCCCGGAGCAGGGTGCGTGCGGCGCTGCCGGACCGCGGTGCGCACGAGGCCGTGGCCCGGCTGATCCGGCACGCCACGGCCGGGCGCACCGGACTGCGCCGCACCGTGGTACCCGCCCCGCTGTGGCCCGCGGGCTTCTTCCGGCCCGGCGCGTCCGAGGACGCGCGGCTCGTGATGGCCCGGACCCAGGACGGCAGGACGCCGGTGTGCCTGGCCACACCCGCGCACGCCGACCGCGACGCGGCGCCGGAGGCCGACACCCTGGTGGCCCGGCTCGCCCGCGCCACCGCACTGGCCGCCGAGCCGCTGCTCATGTACCAGGCGGAACGCCATGTCGCGCTGACCCTGCAACACAGCTTCCTGCCCCAGGAGTTGCCCGAGATGCCGGGCGTCGACGTCGTGGTCCGCTATGTGCCCGCCTCCCGGCAGACCGAGATCGGCGGCGACTTCTACGCGGCGCTGCGCACCTCGACCGGGGTGCTCACCGCGGTCGGCGACGTCGTCGGACACTCGCTGGAGGCGGCCACCGTGATGGTCGAGATCCGGCACGCGCTGCGCGCCTACTGCGTCGAGGACTGCGACCCCGGGGTACTGGCCCGGCGGCTCGACCGGATGCTGCAGCACTACCACCCCGACGTCACGGCCACCGTCTGTCTGGCCCTGGTCGACCCGGCGAGCGGGCGGGCCCGGATCGCCAACGCGGGCCACATCCCGCCGCTGATCGTCGACGACGGCGGCACCGCCGACTACGTCGAGGCCGGCGGCCCGCTGCTCGGCCTCGGCCTGGACCGCCCTACGCCCTCCGAAGTCGTCCTGACGCCCACGGACCGGCTCCTCATGGTCACCGACGGCCTCATCGAGACCCGCGGCACGGACCTGGAGGTCTCCATGGAGCAGCTCCGCACCGCCGGGGCCGCCGCACCGCGCGGCACGGCCGCCCTCTGCGACACCTTGTTGCACTGCTTCGGCCAGGACAGGGAGGACGACATCGCGCTGCTGGCGCTGCGGCTGGGGTGA